In Symmachiella dynata, the following are encoded in one genomic region:
- a CDS encoding universal stress protein: MRRFKNILTYVNLSLDEHPALERGVRLARHNNANLTAMTVIEEYPAQAHALLRSIHLEDALETIERENREQLERIVQPIRDAGLAVETVVAHGSTFIEVIRAALQRQHDLVIKTVSSEGVLHRTFFGSIDMHLLRKCPTPLWLIKPGEPEAFRQILVPLDPNMEDAVKHDLGIDLLTLATSLVEMDSAELMIVHAWRAYEEGKLKKYMESKQFEEYLHKWGQEASKRVWNFVSSFGREFKPTSIHLVQGEPGEVIPKFAKDHNVDLLVTGTLGRLGQHGMFIGDTAERILGRLECSVLAVKPAGFVSPVR, encoded by the coding sequence ATGCGACGATTCAAGAACATTCTGACATACGTCAATCTGTCGTTGGACGAGCACCCGGCCCTGGAACGTGGTGTTCGCCTTGCTCGGCATAACAACGCAAACCTCACAGCGATGACAGTGATTGAGGAGTATCCGGCGCAGGCGCACGCGCTACTGCGCTCGATTCACCTGGAGGACGCGCTAGAAACGATCGAACGCGAGAATCGCGAACAGTTGGAACGGATCGTGCAGCCAATTCGAGACGCCGGTCTCGCCGTCGAAACGGTCGTCGCACACGGCAGCACCTTCATCGAAGTAATTCGTGCCGCGCTCCAACGCCAGCACGACCTAGTGATCAAGACCGTAAGCTCTGAGGGAGTCTTGCATCGAACATTCTTCGGCAGTATAGACATGCATCTGTTGCGAAAATGCCCGACTCCGTTGTGGCTTATCAAACCAGGAGAGCCAGAAGCATTTCGTCAGATTCTCGTTCCGCTCGATCCAAACATGGAAGATGCCGTCAAGCACGACTTGGGGATAGACCTGCTCACACTCGCGACATCGCTGGTCGAAATGGACAGCGCGGAATTGATGATCGTCCATGCCTGGCGAGCTTACGAGGAAGGGAAACTCAAAAAGTATATGGAGTCAAAGCAATTTGAAGAATACTTGCACAAGTGGGGGCAGGAAGCTTCGAAGCGGGTGTGGAACTTCGTCTCTTCTTTCGGACGCGAATTCAAACCGACCTCAATTCATCTCGTTCAGGGCGAACCTGGCGAGGTTATTCCGAAATTCGCCAAAGACCACAACGTAGATCTGCTCGTGACGGGAACTCTCGGTCGTCTCGGACAGCACGGGATGTTTATCGGAGATACGGCGGAGCGCATTCTGGGTCGGCTCGAATGCTCAGTCCTGGCCGTGAAACCGGCCGGTTTCGTCTCACCGGTGCGCTGA
- a CDS encoding cation:proton antiporter — MSEYQVLTIIAAFVFVYSLMASRLEKTPVNGALVYVGLGILFGPNVLGLVGFNVEGEMISRLAEIALAICLFTDSSNAKLRVLRRIEAIPSRLLLIGLPLTIVLGFGLAWLMFGDLGFYEVALIATMLAPTDAALGKAVVTNPAVPAQVRESLNVESGLNDGICVPVILFFIAMAAGSVEVSESTKLVFKLPLEVIGIGIAVGVGLASVGGFALRTCASRGWIAGTWLQMPIIALALTCFGLAQWLGGSGFIASFVGGLTFGALTKHHKEEFLNEAEGMADAVAMVTWFAFGTVVLGFLLSGFDWQVWVYAILSLTVVRMLPVFVCLIGKGLRSDTLLFMGWFGPRGLASIVFVVMVIGEQLPGNDRIVAAVTWTITLSVILHGLSANPLATAYGARVGDSPI; from the coding sequence ATGTCCGAATATCAAGTCCTGACCATCATCGCCGCATTCGTATTCGTTTACAGTCTGATGGCGTCGCGGCTAGAGAAAACACCGGTTAACGGGGCGCTCGTATATGTGGGCCTGGGAATACTCTTTGGCCCCAATGTGCTTGGCTTGGTTGGCTTCAACGTCGAAGGTGAAATGATCAGCCGGCTGGCCGAAATTGCACTCGCGATCTGTCTATTTACAGATTCGTCAAATGCAAAATTGCGCGTACTTCGACGCATCGAAGCAATTCCTTCAAGACTGTTGCTGATTGGCTTGCCACTAACCATCGTACTCGGCTTCGGCCTGGCTTGGTTGATGTTTGGAGACCTTGGCTTTTATGAAGTCGCCCTCATCGCCACAATGCTGGCACCAACGGACGCAGCTTTGGGAAAGGCGGTTGTTACGAATCCCGCTGTGCCCGCACAAGTGCGGGAGAGCCTAAACGTCGAGAGCGGTTTGAATGACGGCATCTGTGTGCCGGTGATCTTGTTTTTTATTGCGATGGCAGCCGGTTCGGTCGAGGTATCGGAATCTACCAAGCTTGTTTTTAAACTGCCGTTGGAAGTCATCGGAATTGGAATTGCGGTTGGCGTTGGACTTGCTTCAGTCGGTGGATTCGCTTTAAGGACTTGCGCGAGTCGCGGCTGGATTGCCGGTACATGGCTGCAGATGCCGATCATTGCGCTGGCCCTTACATGTTTCGGTTTGGCGCAGTGGCTGGGGGGCAGCGGCTTCATCGCATCGTTCGTAGGTGGTTTAACTTTCGGTGCCTTAACCAAACACCACAAAGAGGAATTCCTGAATGAAGCAGAAGGAATGGCAGACGCTGTCGCGATGGTGACTTGGTTTGCCTTCGGGACTGTCGTTCTTGGTTTTCTTCTCAGTGGTTTTGATTGGCAAGTATGGGTGTATGCAATTCTCAGTCTGACCGTTGTTCGTATGTTACCGGTCTTCGTATGCCTGATTGGAAAAGGCCTTCGGAGTGACACGCTGCTGTTCATGGGCTGGTTCGGACCGCGAGGATTGGCCAGCATCGTGTTCGTGGTAATGGTCATTGGTGAACAGTTACCAGGAAACGATAGAATCGTCGCGGCCGTGACCTGGACGATCACGCTTAGTGTCATATTGCATGGATTGTCGGCAAATCCGTTGGCTACGGCGTACGGTGCCCGGGTGGGCGACTCCCCCATTTGA
- a CDS encoding universal stress protein: MKRFKKPLVGVGLSWGDCFVSDKLSEPNAEAVRPALWLARLNSASIDFLFALDLSAIAQELIAESSTGIKLMRKCPCAVWVTQPLAAQELDSILVPHDLRPVGDQAMDLGCSMAKLQNAQLHVLLAAEYPEFDYMFPARVSSERKRTYRNEVVRHIDTQITGVDLRLPAKVHFVIEPPDLTIMNCIEQHAIDLLVMGTVGSTGISGYITGNTVEHLLPRIPCSLLAVKPPGFKSPVVLERSGR, translated from the coding sequence ATGAAACGGTTCAAGAAGCCCCTGGTCGGAGTCGGCTTGTCGTGGGGTGACTGTTTCGTTTCCGATAAGCTATCGGAGCCGAATGCCGAAGCCGTTCGTCCGGCGTTGTGGCTGGCCCGGTTGAATTCCGCGTCCATTGACTTTCTTTTCGCCTTGGATTTATCGGCAATAGCTCAGGAGTTGATTGCTGAAAGCAGCACGGGAATCAAGCTTATGCGAAAATGCCCGTGTGCCGTGTGGGTCACTCAACCGCTGGCGGCTCAGGAATTGGATTCTATTCTCGTTCCCCACGACTTGCGGCCGGTCGGTGATCAGGCAATGGACTTGGGCTGCTCAATGGCCAAGCTCCAGAACGCTCAACTCCACGTGCTTCTTGCCGCCGAGTATCCCGAATTCGACTACATGTTTCCTGCGCGCGTTTCATCGGAGCGAAAGCGAACCTATCGCAACGAGGTGGTAAGGCACATTGATACGCAAATTACCGGAGTTGACTTGCGGCTGCCTGCCAAGGTGCATTTCGTGATCGAGCCACCCGACTTGACCATCATGAATTGCATAGAGCAACACGCAATCGACTTGCTCGTGATGGGCACTGTGGGTTCCACGGGGATTTCGGGATACATCACGGGAAACACGGTCGAGCATCTCTTGCCTCGAATCCCGTGTTCTTTGCTGGCCGTGAAGCCGCCGGGCTTCAAATCGCCAGTCGTTCTTGAGAGGAGTGGAAGATGA
- a CDS encoding cation-translocating P-type ATPase gives MNIKRETADLAVDEASHKSRPSLDAHLIRGDEAFEVFGSSKDGITSDEAKSRLDCYGPNQLQEQKKTSTWMRLLLQFHTPLIYVLLATAGATALLQQWVDTGVILGVVFINAIIGFVQESKAEKAIESLKDMLAPLAVVIRDGTKTQLPATELVPGDLVLLEGGDKVPADIRLTRVKNLQIDEAPLTGESMPVAKSAEELQGDVPLCDRVNLAFAGTLATNGTAAGIVVATGDNTQIGQIAGMLHEVEGIDTPLIRRLASFSMVITVVIILFCVFVFLVGIFTGKETVEMLMAAVALAVSAIPEGLPAIMTIALAIGVKRMASRNAVVRNLPAVETLGSATVICSDKTGTLTRNEMTVTRIVSPDGSYFVTGSGYEPTGAVLDESEKAVELDASPAISELVKASALCNDSLWRQKDGKWRIDGDPTEGALLVLAGKLGLRQEAATREWPRTDEIPFASELQYMATLHHNHSGHALIYLKGSPETVLSRCAHEWSSDSPLDIVTWRETADSMAADGLRVLAVAEKRKHPQETVLEFEDTEQGFALLGLVGMTDPPRQEVIVAVEKCHAAGIRVKMITGDHIATAQAVGRQIGLRATEGAMTGAELEKLDDADLDQAAENVDIFARVAPAQKLKIVQSLQRCGHVVAMTGDGVNDAPALKQADIGVAMGITGTDVSKESAEMVLLDDNFASIERAIEEGRTVFNNLMKTIVFILPTNGGECLTLVASLLFGALLPILPLHILWINLVTTVALAITLAFDPVDQDIMRQPPRDPQSPLIDRSLVWRIVYVSLLISLGTFGLFFYELEIGSSLEAARAVAVNAIVFFEVAYVFNSRNLNDSVLNRRGILGNRIVWWGIAAVVVFQVVFTYWPVMNSLFRVAPLDAWMWLRILGVSLLFMLLVEIEKAIGRRLALRSQPVP, from the coding sequence ATGAACATAAAGCGTGAAACCGCAGATTTGGCCGTGGACGAGGCTTCGCATAAGAGCCGACCGTCGCTGGACGCGCATTTGATACGGGGCGACGAGGCGTTCGAGGTGTTCGGTTCGTCGAAAGATGGCATTACTTCGGACGAAGCGAAATCGCGCCTCGACTGTTACGGGCCAAATCAGTTACAGGAGCAAAAAAAGACGAGCACCTGGATGCGTCTGTTGCTACAGTTTCACACTCCACTGATTTACGTTCTGCTCGCTACGGCTGGCGCTACGGCTTTGCTTCAGCAATGGGTCGATACCGGCGTCATCCTCGGCGTTGTATTCATTAACGCGATCATCGGCTTCGTCCAAGAGTCCAAGGCGGAAAAGGCCATCGAATCGCTTAAGGATATGCTAGCCCCGTTAGCCGTTGTAATCCGCGACGGAACGAAGACCCAGTTGCCAGCGACGGAATTGGTGCCCGGCGATCTTGTGCTGCTCGAGGGCGGTGATAAGGTGCCTGCGGACATCCGTCTGACCCGCGTCAAGAACTTGCAGATTGACGAGGCACCTTTGACCGGCGAATCGATGCCGGTCGCGAAATCTGCCGAAGAGTTGCAAGGGGACGTGCCGCTGTGTGACCGGGTCAATCTCGCGTTTGCCGGCACGCTGGCAACCAACGGAACGGCGGCCGGCATTGTAGTTGCCACCGGCGACAATACCCAAATCGGCCAGATTGCCGGAATGCTGCACGAAGTCGAAGGGATCGACACGCCGCTAATTCGACGATTGGCGAGTTTCAGCATGGTGATCACCGTTGTTATCATCCTGTTTTGCGTATTCGTTTTTCTGGTGGGAATATTCACTGGCAAAGAGACCGTGGAAATGCTTATGGCGGCGGTGGCCCTGGCCGTGTCAGCAATCCCGGAGGGCCTGCCCGCCATTATGACTATTGCGTTGGCCATCGGCGTCAAACGGATGGCCTCGCGAAACGCCGTAGTTCGAAATCTGCCCGCGGTCGAAACCCTTGGCAGTGCTACTGTCATCTGCAGCGACAAAACTGGCACCTTAACGCGAAACGAAATGACGGTCACTCGTATCGTTTCCCCGGACGGCAGCTATTTCGTCACGGGGTCGGGATATGAACCGACCGGTGCTGTGTTGGATGAGAGCGAAAAGGCGGTAGAACTAGATGCTTCGCCAGCGATAAGTGAATTGGTTAAGGCCAGTGCACTCTGCAACGATTCGCTATGGCGACAGAAGGACGGGAAGTGGCGCATCGACGGTGACCCGACGGAAGGGGCGTTGCTTGTGTTGGCCGGTAAGTTGGGCCTCCGTCAGGAGGCCGCGACACGCGAATGGCCTCGTACCGATGAGATTCCGTTTGCGTCCGAATTGCAATACATGGCGACATTGCACCACAACCACTCGGGCCACGCTTTGATTTACCTGAAGGGTTCGCCCGAAACGGTCCTCTCGCGTTGTGCTCACGAATGGTCGTCGGACAGTCCGCTGGATATTGTCACTTGGCGGGAAACCGCAGACAGCATGGCAGCCGATGGCTTACGTGTCCTAGCAGTGGCGGAAAAGCGAAAACACCCGCAAGAGACGGTGCTCGAATTTGAGGATACCGAGCAAGGCTTTGCGCTCTTAGGACTGGTTGGCATGACTGATCCGCCCCGCCAGGAAGTGATCGTCGCGGTCGAAAAATGCCATGCCGCCGGCATCCGCGTAAAAATGATTACGGGCGATCACATTGCGACCGCCCAGGCCGTAGGGCGGCAGATCGGCCTCCGAGCTACCGAAGGGGCGATGACCGGTGCCGAGTTGGAAAAGCTTGACGATGCGGATCTGGATCAGGCAGCGGAAAATGTGGACATCTTCGCTCGGGTTGCGCCGGCACAGAAACTCAAAATCGTTCAATCGTTGCAGCGTTGCGGGCACGTTGTGGCCATGACGGGAGACGGTGTGAATGATGCCCCGGCACTCAAGCAAGCCGACATCGGCGTAGCGATGGGCATCACGGGCACTGACGTGTCGAAAGAATCCGCCGAAATGGTATTGTTGGACGACAATTTTGCCAGCATCGAGCGGGCCATTGAAGAGGGTCGCACCGTCTTCAACAACCTGATGAAGACAATTGTGTTTATCCTTCCCACGAACGGCGGCGAGTGCTTGACCCTCGTGGCCTCATTGCTGTTCGGTGCGCTGCTGCCGATCCTGCCACTGCACATCCTGTGGATCAATCTGGTGACTACCGTCGCGCTGGCTATCACACTGGCATTCGATCCGGTGGACCAGGACATCATGCGACAACCTCCTCGTGATCCACAATCGCCTTTGATCGACCGCAGTCTGGTGTGGCGCATTGTTTACGTGTCGTTGCTGATTTCGCTGGGGACCTTCGGCCTGTTCTTCTACGAGTTGGAGATCGGCAGCAGTCTGGAGGCGGCCCGCGCGGTGGCTGTCAATGCAATTGTCTTCTTCGAGGTGGCCTACGTTTTTAACAGCCGGAACTTGAATGATTCGGTCCTTAATCGTCGTGGAATCTTGGGAAACCGGATTGTTTGGTGGGGGATTGCCGCCGTTGTGGTCTTCCAGGTCGTGTTCACATATTGGCCGGTCATGAACTCCCTCTTTCGTGTCGCACCTCTCGACGCCTGGATGTGGTTGCGCATACTGGGAGTTTCTCTGTTGTTTATGTTGCTGGTCGAAATTGAGAAGGCGATTGGAAGGAGACTTGCGTTGCGCAGTCAGCCAGTGCCTTGA
- a CDS encoding transposase codes for MAKLREAKVHLSQGMTIPLMCKRLGIHQQTYYKWRRESGGLRRDQAIRLKELEKENNLLKRLLAESELDKAILKEAASGTLAQKFSKRLPPLSTDRNVR; via the coding sequence ATTGCCAAGTTGCGTGAAGCCAAAGTTCATCTTTCCCAAGGGATGACCATTCCCCTGATGTGCAAGAGGCTGGGGATTCATCAACAGACCTACTACAAGTGGCGACGCGAGTCTGGTGGTCTGCGGAGGGATCAGGCGATACGTTTGAAAGAGCTGGAGAAAGAGAACAATCTCCTCAAGAGGTTGCTCGCTGAATCGGAACTAGACAAAGCCATTCTGAAAGAAGCCGCGTCGGGGACTCTCGCGCAGAAGTTCAGTAAACGGTTGCCTCCGCTTTCGACCGACCGAAACGTACGCTGA